In the genome of Pseudomonas protegens, one region contains:
- a CDS encoding TonB-dependent siderophore receptor produces the protein MSMSLHKIVLGAAPLSLGLLSLATPVELLAADETLGTVVVTGVRGSQQRTVTNSPAPIDVIDSEQLRSIGQNGLKEMLGRLLPSFNVPTINGGGTAFLVRGVSMRGLGGDQVLVLINGKRRHNSALINNGARVGNASVPVDLDLIPTAAIERIEVLRDGAAAQYGSDAIAGVINIILKRNAEGLTSDTTLGQYYDGDGTTGHEAFNWGNKLGEDGGFFNLSWDAKLQEPYERSSAASGQLYFKQADGSPDPRESNRQGWGTEYGLGRDRTTSLAYNAELPLADDLKLYSFSTLSYRNSNKNLGHRKPTDITSLAGVPNAPYPNGGQARREIRETDFQVAGGAKGLAGGWDWDLSSTYGKDRGVLDTANNLNISNGPYTQHDFHLGNLVFDQWTNNLDFSRALDIGWSSPLETSFGVEYRWEKYALEEGEPNSYNQGSYVPATGPFAGVVPDPGLFSVNGTTPEDAYSLKRHSEAAYVDFGLNITPNWYVGAAARYEKYNLGVGDTTSGKLTTRYEFLPGYAVRAAVSNGFRAPSLAQSVFSTTSTVTQFGAGGTTSSVRTKQMRPNSPEAIALGAKDLEPETSRNYSLGFTAEPTERLRLTADFYLIDIDKRILQTGILKGPAVSQILVENGLSPNLAGQYYTNAADTRTKGVDLVADYSQSFGEYGTAKWSVAYNHNKTSIRDLADTPAALSRLGAGYVLFDRQQQIDLTKSTPKDKWILSTNYKVGDWTTNLQLTRFGEYTEGSNIPANDRTYSAKWITDLDVAYDVTQNLTVAVGANNLFDVYPDKIGLKAWAGTYEYGMFSPYGLGGGYYYSRVSLAF, from the coding sequence ATGAGTATGTCCTTGCATAAAATCGTCCTCGGCGCCGCGCCCCTGAGCCTTGGCCTGCTGAGCCTGGCAACCCCGGTGGAGTTGCTGGCCGCCGATGAAACCCTCGGCACCGTGGTGGTCACCGGCGTGCGCGGCAGCCAGCAGCGCACCGTCACCAACAGCCCGGCGCCGATCGATGTGATCGACAGCGAACAGCTGCGCAGCATCGGTCAGAACGGCCTGAAAGAAATGCTCGGGCGCCTGCTGCCGTCGTTCAACGTCCCCACCATCAACGGCGGCGGCACGGCGTTCCTGGTGCGCGGGGTGAGCATGCGCGGCCTGGGCGGCGATCAGGTGCTGGTGTTGATCAACGGCAAGCGCCGGCACAACTCGGCGCTGATCAACAACGGTGCGCGGGTCGGCAACGCCTCGGTGCCGGTGGACCTGGACCTGATTCCCACCGCCGCCATCGAGCGCATCGAAGTGCTGCGCGACGGCGCCGCCGCGCAGTACGGCTCCGACGCCATCGCCGGGGTGATCAACATCATCCTCAAGCGCAACGCCGAGGGCCTGACCTCGGACACCACCCTTGGCCAGTACTACGACGGTGACGGCACCACCGGCCACGAGGCCTTCAACTGGGGCAACAAGCTGGGGGAGGACGGCGGCTTCTTCAACCTGTCCTGGGACGCCAAGCTCCAGGAACCCTACGAGCGCTCCAGCGCCGCCAGCGGCCAGCTGTACTTCAAACAGGCCGACGGCTCGCCGGACCCGCGAGAAAGCAATCGCCAGGGCTGGGGCACCGAATACGGCCTGGGCCGCGACCGCACCACCAGCCTGGCCTACAACGCCGAGCTGCCCCTGGCCGACGACCTCAAGCTGTATTCGTTTTCGACCCTGAGCTACCGCAACAGCAACAAGAACCTGGGCCACCGCAAGCCCACCGACATCACCAGCCTGGCGGGGGTGCCCAATGCGCCGTACCCCAACGGCGGCCAGGCGCGGCGCGAGATCCGCGAGACCGACTTCCAGGTCGCCGGTGGCGCCAAGGGCCTGGCGGGCGGCTGGGATTGGGACCTGTCGAGCACCTATGGCAAGGACCGCGGGGTGCTGGACACCGCCAACAACCTGAACATTTCCAACGGCCCCTACACTCAGCACGACTTCCACCTGGGCAATCTGGTGTTCGACCAGTGGACCAACAACCTGGACTTCTCCCGGGCCCTGGACATCGGCTGGAGCAGCCCGCTGGAGACTTCGTTCGGGGTCGAATACCGCTGGGAGAAATACGCGCTGGAGGAGGGCGAACCCAACTCCTACAACCAGGGCAGCTACGTCCCGGCCACCGGCCCCTTCGCCGGCGTGGTGCCGGACCCGGGACTGTTCTCGGTCAACGGCACCACCCCGGAAGACGCCTACAGCCTCAAGCGTCACAGCGAAGCCGCCTATGTGGATTTCGGCCTGAACATCACCCCCAACTGGTACGTCGGCGCGGCGGCGCGCTATGAGAAGTACAACCTCGGGGTGGGCGATACCACCAGCGGCAAGCTGACCACGCGCTACGAGTTCCTCCCCGGCTACGCGGTGCGCGCGGCGGTGAGCAACGGCTTCCGCGCGCCGTCCCTGGCCCAGAGCGTGTTCTCCACCACCAGCACCGTGACCCAGTTCGGCGCGGGCGGCACCACCAGCTCGGTGCGCACCAAACAGATGCGCCCCAACTCGCCGGAAGCCATTGCCCTGGGGGCCAAGGACCTGGAGCCGGAAACCTCGCGCAACTACAGCCTGGGCTTCACCGCCGAACCCACCGAGCGCCTGCGTCTGACCGCCGACTTCTACCTGATCGACATCGACAAGCGCATCCTCCAGACCGGCATCCTCAAGGGCCCGGCGGTGTCGCAGATCCTGGTGGAGAACGGCCTGTCGCCGAACCTCGCCGGGCAGTACTACACCAACGCCGCCGATACCCGGACCAAGGGCGTCGACCTGGTGGCCGATTACAGCCAGTCGTTCGGCGAGTACGGCACGGCCAAATGGAGCGTCGCCTACAACCACAACAAGACCAGCATCCGCGACCTGGCGGACACCCCGGCGGCCCTGTCGCGCCTGGGGGCCGGTTATGTGCTGTTCGACCGTCAGCAGCAGATCGACCTGACTAAATCCACGCCCAAGGACAAGTGGATCCTCTCCACTAACTACAAGGTCGGCGACTGGACCACCAACCTGCAGCTGACCCGCTTTGGCGAGTAC
- a CDS encoding RidA family protein: MSLKNTVVGLGLLCAASSSWAAGIQRVPSSYPHSPILQSVTLPANSEVTYLSGLLPDPLDPKAPKEQIHAVGNTESQAREVLRKVQTILASQGLTLGDVVQLRIYLVGDPALGGKLDFDGLQVAFREFFGTEKQPLKPARTTVQVAGLVLPGALIEVETVAARAR; encoded by the coding sequence ATGTCTTTGAAAAACACCGTCGTAGGGCTGGGGCTGTTGTGCGCCGCCAGCAGCAGTTGGGCCGCGGGCATCCAGCGCGTGCCGTCCAGCTATCCCCATTCGCCGATCCTGCAATCGGTGACCTTGCCCGCCAACAGCGAGGTGACCTACCTCTCCGGCCTGCTGCCGGATCCGCTGGACCCCAAGGCGCCCAAGGAGCAGATCCACGCCGTGGGCAACACCGAGAGCCAGGCCCGCGAGGTGCTGCGCAAGGTGCAAACGATCCTCGCCAGCCAGGGTTTGACCCTGGGGGATGTGGTGCAACTGCGGATCTACCTGGTGGGCGACCCGGCCCTGGGCGGCAAGCTGGATTTCGACGGCCTGCAAGTGGCCTTTCGCGAGTTCTTCGGCACCGAGAAACAGCCGCTCAAACCCGCCCGGACCACGGTGCAAGTGGCGGGGCTGGTACTGCCCGGTGCCCTGATCGAAGTCGAAACCGTCGCCGCCCGAGCGCGCTGA
- a CDS encoding flavin monoamine oxidase family protein: MPLTRRQLIARIAAVGGVQAASAVMGLFGGSGKAEAFEENYASLPAAAVGKGASVVVIGAGIGGLVSAYELNKAGFKVTLLEARDRVGGRNWTVRGGDRVEYSDGSVQVAEFDDGFYLNAGAGRLPSHHQLMLGYCRELGVELEVLVNTSRNALVRPDLNQPALQIRQAVNDSRGHFSELLAKAVNRHALDQELTAADRSNLLSFLKTWGDLSDKLEYLGSARSGYKVWPGAGDQLAQKNDPLPLQTLLNPALTTALMIDEYPEFSPTMFQPVGGMDRIPQAFARRLQGQLRLHSEVRSITNHSDSVEVVYLDRRSGRTQSLKADYVISSLPLPLLAKVENNFSAPVRQAIGAVQFGYANKVAWQSRRFWESQYQIYGGLSFINQEASGLWYPSGGFNQAEGVLVAAYNNGETARRFGEKTLAQQIEISRQAVELLHPGHSHELRKPLVIAWGKIPYNFGPWISHEVAEPDYSLLNQPQGRVYLTSDGLAHSGVGIWQEAAAGAARRVVRHLFQRAQGSSLQQTA, encoded by the coding sequence ATGCCACTGACCAGAAGACAATTGATCGCCCGTATCGCCGCTGTCGGCGGGGTCCAGGCGGCGAGTGCGGTCATGGGCCTGTTCGGCGGTTCGGGCAAGGCCGAGGCCTTCGAGGAAAACTATGCGTCGCTGCCCGCAGCCGCCGTGGGCAAGGGCGCTTCGGTGGTGGTGATCGGCGCCGGGATCGGTGGCCTGGTCAGTGCCTATGAACTGAACAAGGCCGGGTTCAAGGTCACGCTGCTGGAAGCCCGGGACCGGGTCGGCGGGCGCAACTGGACGGTGCGCGGCGGCGATCGGGTGGAGTACAGCGACGGCAGTGTGCAGGTCGCGGAGTTCGATGACGGCTTCTACCTCAATGCCGGGGCCGGCCGTCTGCCCAGCCACCACCAGTTGATGCTCGGCTACTGCCGCGAACTGGGGGTGGAGCTGGAAGTGCTGGTCAACACCAGTCGCAATGCCCTGGTGCGCCCGGACCTGAACCAGCCGGCGTTGCAGATCCGTCAGGCGGTCAACGACAGCCGCGGGCACTTTTCCGAGTTGCTGGCCAAGGCGGTCAACCGGCATGCCCTGGATCAGGAACTGACGGCGGCCGATCGCAGCAACTTGCTGAGCTTCCTGAAAACCTGGGGCGATCTCTCGGACAAGCTGGAATACCTGGGCTCGGCCCGCTCCGGCTACAAGGTCTGGCCCGGTGCCGGCGACCAGCTGGCGCAGAAGAACGACCCGCTGCCGTTGCAGACCCTGCTCAACCCGGCGCTGACCACGGCGCTGATGATCGATGAATACCCGGAATTCTCGCCCACCATGTTCCAGCCGGTGGGCGGCATGGACCGCATCCCCCAGGCCTTTGCCCGGCGTCTGCAGGGGCAGTTGCGGCTGCACAGCGAGGTGCGTTCGATCACCAATCACAGCGACAGCGTCGAAGTGGTCTACCTGGACCGGCGCAGCGGCCGCACCCAGAGCCTCAAGGCCGACTACGTGATCAGTTCCTTGCCCCTGCCGCTGCTGGCCAAGGTCGAGAACAACTTCAGCGCTCCGGTGCGCCAGGCCATCGGCGCGGTGCAGTTCGGCTACGCCAACAAGGTGGCCTGGCAGTCGCGGCGCTTCTGGGAAAGCCAGTACCAGATCTATGGCGGGCTGTCGTTCATCAACCAGGAAGCCTCCGGGCTGTGGTACCCCAGCGGCGGGTTCAACCAGGCCGAGGGGGTGCTGGTGGCGGCCTACAACAACGGTGAAACCGCGCGCCGCTTCGGGGAGAAAACCCTGGCCCAGCAGATCGAGATTTCCCGTCAGGCGGTGGAGCTGCTGCACCCCGGCCACAGCCATGAACTGCGCAAGCCGCTGGTGATTGCCTGGGGCAAGATCCCCTACAACTTCGGCCCGTGGATCAGCCATGAAGTGGCCGAGCCGGACTACAGCCTGCTCAACCAGCCCCAGGGCCGGGTCTACCTGACCAGCGACGGCTTGGCCCACAGCGGCGTGGGCATCTGGCAGGAAGCCGCCGCCGGCGCCGCGCGGCGGGTGGTGCGGCACCTTTTTCAACGGGCGCAAGGCTCGTCGCTACAGCAAACGGCCTGA
- a CDS encoding dipeptidase, which yields MFSRTLLCLALVSPWALAASPAQSLHQRLTVLDSHLDTPMQLARPGWDITQRHDYRDDLSQVDLPRMKEGGLDGGFWAIFTPQGPLNAEGRTLASEHGLAVLARIRDLIAAHPDDFALALKASDVTAIVARGQRVVFISMENAEPLAADPARLHTYYRQGLRMLGLVHSANNDFADSATALPQWHGLSPAGRELVAEANRLGILLDVSHASDQVFDQVLALSRAPIIASHSSSRAITAHPRNLDDQRLRQLAARGGVVQVNSFPSDLIERVPNPERDKALGPLYREFRLAASLSPAQVADLAERIRQVEARYPQPRASLDDYMRHLLHILDVVGPDHVGIGADWDGGGGVQGLEDVTQLPQITERLLAAGYSEADLAKIWGGNLLRVLAAAQAASAG from the coding sequence ATGTTTTCTCGAACCTTGCTCTGCCTGGCGCTGGTCAGCCCCTGGGCGCTGGCCGCCAGCCCGGCGCAATCGTTGCACCAGCGCCTGACGGTGCTCGACAGCCACCTCGATACCCCGATGCAACTGGCCCGCCCCGGTTGGGACATCACCCAGCGCCACGACTACCGGGACGATCTGTCCCAGGTCGATCTGCCACGGATGAAAGAGGGCGGCCTGGACGGCGGCTTCTGGGCCATCTTCACCCCCCAGGGGCCGCTCAACGCCGAGGGCCGGACCCTGGCCAGCGAACATGGGCTGGCGGTGCTGGCGCGGATCCGCGACCTGATCGCCGCCCACCCCGATGACTTCGCCCTGGCCCTCAAGGCCAGCGATGTAACGGCCATCGTCGCCCGTGGCCAGCGGGTGGTGTTCATCAGCATGGAAAACGCCGAGCCCCTGGCCGCCGACCCGGCCCGCTTGCACACCTATTACCGCCAGGGCCTGCGCATGCTCGGCCTGGTGCACTCGGCCAACAACGATTTCGCCGACTCGGCCACCGCCCTGCCGCAGTGGCACGGCCTGAGCCCGGCGGGGCGCGAGTTGGTGGCCGAGGCCAATCGCCTGGGCATCCTGCTGGATGTGTCCCATGCCTCGGATCAGGTATTCGACCAGGTCCTGGCGCTGTCCAGGGCGCCGATCATTGCCTCGCACTCCAGCAGCCGGGCGATCACCGCCCATCCGCGCAACCTGGATGACCAGCGCCTGCGCCAGCTGGCGGCCAGGGGCGGAGTGGTGCAGGTCAACAGCTTCCCCAGCGACCTGATCGAGCGCGTGCCCAACCCCGAGCGCGACAAGGCCCTGGGACCGCTGTACCGCGAGTTCCGCCTGGCGGCGAGCCTGAGCCCCGCGCAGGTGGCGGACCTGGCCGAGCGGATTCGTCAGGTCGAGGCGCGTTACCCGCAGCCCAGGGCCAGCCTGGACGACTACATGCGCCACCTGCTGCACATCCTTGACGTGGTGGGGCCGGACCATGTGGGCATCGGTGCCGACTGGGATGGCGGCGGCGGGGTGCAGGGGCTGGAGGATGTGACGCAGCTACCGCAAATCACCGAACGCCTGCTGGCGGCGGGTTACAGCGAAGCGGATCTGGCGAAGATCTGGGGTGGGAATCTGCTGCGGGTGCTGGCTGCGGCGCAGGCCGCTAGCGCTGGTTAG
- a CDS encoding ABC transporter substrate-binding protein yields the protein MQRRHFLQLSALAGLAAALPRLGLGAAVDLSGVTLNVATYKGAAPSFFAEAGIEPPPYKVRYAEFTGGNLSFEALVSGTLDISPMSEIPPIFGIKNQAPVKLIAVLTGDVNNQAFIVPKGSAVQSVAELKGKRIGYIRSTSSHYFLLKALKEQGLGFADIVPMALTPQDGFAAFQNGALDAWVSFGYFIQLAELRAGARVLKTGQGYLSGNYVIAANQNSIANPLKHAAITDYILREYRAWQWIASHPEEWATKSAQILGMPREVFLAQYRAQSGPRLLQPVDDAAVKSQQDVADLFFEAGVLPQQLDVSGLWDRSFHWS from the coding sequence ATGCAGCGTCGTCACTTTCTCCAACTCTCGGCCCTGGCCGGTCTGGCCGCCGCCTTGCCGCGCCTGGGCCTGGGGGCCGCCGTGGATCTGTCCGGGGTCACCCTGAACGTCGCCACCTACAAGGGCGCGGCGCCGAGCTTCTTTGCCGAGGCGGGCATCGAGCCGCCGCCCTACAAGGTCAGGTACGCCGAGTTCACCGGCGGCAACCTGAGCTTCGAGGCCCTGGTCAGCGGCACCCTGGACATCTCGCCGATGAGCGAGATCCCGCCGATCTTCGGCATCAAGAACCAGGCCCCGGTGAAGCTGATCGCGGTGCTCACCGGCGACGTCAACAACCAGGCCTTCATCGTGCCCAAGGGCTCAGCGGTGCAGTCGGTGGCCGAGCTCAAGGGCAAGCGCATCGGCTATATCCGCTCCACCAGCTCGCACTACTTTCTGCTCAAGGCGCTGAAGGAACAGGGCCTGGGCTTTGCCGACATCGTGCCCATGGCGCTGACCCCGCAAGACGGTTTCGCCGCCTTCCAGAACGGCGCCCTGGATGCCTGGGTCAGCTTCGGCTACTTCATCCAGCTGGCGGAACTGCGGGCCGGGGCCCGGGTGCTGAAGACCGGCCAGGGCTACCTGTCCGGCAACTACGTGATCGCCGCCAACCAGAACAGCATTGCCAACCCGCTCAAGCACGCGGCGATCACCGACTACATCCTGCGCGAGTACCGCGCCTGGCAATGGATCGCCAGCCACCCCGAGGAATGGGCGACCAAGAGCGCGCAGATCCTCGGCATGCCGCGCGAAGTGTTCCTCGCCCAGTACCGCGCCCAAAGCGGCCCGCGATTGCTGCAACCGGTGGACGACGCGGCGGTGAAATCCCAGCAGGACGTTGCCGACCTGTTCTTCGAAGCCGGCGTCCTGCCCCAGCAACTGGATGTTTCCGGCCTGTGGGACCGCAGCTTCCACTGGTCCTGA
- a CDS encoding class II aldolase/adducin family protein, with protein sequence MTAHFRPAVYDLPRDGHTVFRWEHPPQQATVELERRQRKQSLAAAFRVFARLGFDMGGAGHITVRDPGRPDHFWVNPVGVYFGHVRVSDLLLVNPQGAVIEGEGALNLAAFAIHAALHEAHPEVVAAAHAHSLHGKAWSSLGRLLDPLTQDACAFYERHGLFDNFSGVVLEASEGARIAAALQGHKALILQNHGLLTVGETVEAAVWRFIAMDNAAQTQLLAEAAGTPRLIPHEVARHTARQVGSEFGGWFSFQPYRERIVREEADFLD encoded by the coding sequence ATGACCGCACATTTTCGTCCCGCGGTGTATGACTTGCCCCGCGATGGCCATACGGTGTTTCGCTGGGAGCACCCGCCCCAGCAGGCGACGGTCGAGCTGGAGCGTCGGCAGCGCAAGCAAAGCCTGGCCGCGGCTTTCCGGGTGTTCGCCCGGCTGGGCTTCGACATGGGCGGTGCCGGGCATATCACCGTGCGCGACCCCGGGCGCCCGGACCATTTCTGGGTCAACCCGGTGGGGGTGTATTTCGGCCATGTGCGAGTGTCGGACCTGCTGCTGGTCAATCCCCAAGGGGCGGTGATCGAAGGCGAGGGCGCGCTGAACCTCGCCGCGTTCGCCATTCACGCGGCGTTGCACGAGGCCCATCCCGAGGTGGTGGCCGCGGCCCATGCCCATTCGCTGCATGGCAAGGCCTGGTCGAGCCTGGGCCGTCTGCTGGATCCGCTGACCCAGGACGCCTGCGCTTTCTATGAAAGGCACGGGCTGTTCGACAACTTCTCCGGGGTGGTGCTGGAGGCCAGCGAAGGCGCGCGGATCGCCGCCGCGTTGCAGGGGCACAAGGCGCTGATCCTGCAGAACCACGGCCTGCTGACCGTGGGCGAAACCGTCGAAGCGGCGGTGTGGCGCTTCATCGCCATGGACAACGCCGCCCAGACCCAACTGCTGGCGGAAGCCGCCGGCACCCCGCGACTGATTCCCCACGAGGTGGCGCGCCACACCGCGCGCCAGGTCGGCAGCGAGTTCGGTGGCTGGTTCAGTTTCCAGCCTTACCGCGAGCGGATCGTGCGCGAAGAAGCGGATTTTCTCGATTAA
- a CDS encoding D-isomer specific 2-hydroxyacid dehydrogenase family protein, whose amino-acid sequence MRIASQLDEAFNQQLRQWLPGVEVLSLPRGLPRALPGDVQVLLAAPHADFRDAPEPPAGWPFGLGFVQLVTSGLDYFPRWLFQDLPVASARGSTAESIAEFALAAIFAAAKQLPQVWIEHAEHWQQRPLASVAGSTLGLFGFGSIARELAPKALALGMQVLALRRSAQPFEVPGVQPVADLHQLFARADHLLLAVPLTEHTRRIIDTDVLAAAKPGLHLINIARGALIDQPALLQALDRGRIGLASLDVADPEPLPAGHAFYRHPRIRLSPHTSANSPRVYLNIARLLGRNLQRWSDGLPLENPVEIQRGY is encoded by the coding sequence ATGCGCATTGCCAGCCAGTTGGATGAAGCCTTCAACCAGCAACTGCGCCAGTGGCTGCCGGGTGTCGAGGTACTGAGCCTGCCCCGGGGTCTGCCCCGTGCGCTGCCGGGAGATGTGCAGGTGCTGCTGGCCGCGCCCCACGCTGATTTTCGTGATGCGCCAGAGCCGCCCGCGGGCTGGCCCTTCGGTTTGGGCTTCGTGCAATTGGTGACCTCGGGCCTGGATTATTTTCCCCGGTGGCTGTTCCAGGATCTGCCGGTGGCCAGCGCCCGGGGTAGCACCGCCGAGAGCATTGCCGAGTTTGCCCTGGCGGCGATCTTCGCCGCCGCCAAGCAACTGCCCCAGGTGTGGATCGAGCACGCCGAACACTGGCAGCAACGGCCGCTGGCCTCGGTGGCCGGCAGCACCCTGGGGCTGTTCGGCTTTGGCAGCATTGCCCGCGAACTGGCGCCCAAGGCCCTGGCCCTGGGCATGCAGGTGCTGGCCCTGCGCCGTTCGGCGCAGCCGTTTGAGGTGCCCGGGGTTCAACCGGTGGCCGACCTGCATCAACTGTTTGCCCGCGCCGATCACCTGCTGCTGGCGGTGCCTCTGACCGAGCACACCCGGCGGATCATCGACACCGATGTCCTGGCGGCGGCCAAGCCCGGGCTGCACCTGATCAATATCGCCCGTGGCGCGCTGATCGATCAGCCGGCGCTGTTGCAGGCCCTGGATAGGGGGCGCATCGGCCTGGCCAGCCTGGACGTGGCCGACCCCGAACCGCTGCCCGCGGGCCACGCGTTCTATCGCCATCCACGGATTCGCCTGTCGCCCCACACCTCGGCCAACTCGCCACGGGTCTACCTGAATATCGCCCGCTTGCTGGGGCGCAATCTGCAGCGCTGGAGCGATGGCTTGCCCCTGGAAAACCCGGTGGAGATCCAGCGTGGCTACTGA
- a CDS encoding acyl-CoA dehydrogenase family protein — protein MSLSSVQPSPSVSRPLPDPDSSEFADLLQRLSEEFAATAAHYDRHSEFPHANLQRLHQHGLLALTVPRALGGSEATLAQARRVIGAVAQGEPSTALVLVMQYLQHTRLQQNTAWPLHLRQRVAREAVHEGALINALRVEPDLGTPARGGLPATQARRVEGGWLLSGRKIYSTGIPGLTWLAVWARSDEAEPQVGTWLVHRDSPGIRVEETWDHLGMRATGSHDVIFDEVFVPLEQAVDIQPANVPRPSELDSKGVLWLAVLLSAIYDGVACAARDWLLGWLAQRAPANLGAPLSSLPRFQELIGRIDALLLNNRVLLDAAAEGRIAPGEATQIKYLVTSNAISAVELGIEAIGNPGLARGNPIERHYRDVLCSRIHTPQNDAILGAVGRAAFALPSRGAQV, from the coding sequence ATGAGCCTTTCCAGTGTGCAACCGTCTCCGTCCGTGTCCCGTCCCCTGCCTGATCCGGATTCCAGCGAGTTCGCCGACCTGCTGCAGCGGTTGAGCGAGGAGTTCGCCGCCACCGCGGCCCATTACGATCGCCACAGCGAGTTTCCCCACGCCAACCTGCAACGCCTGCACCAGCATGGCCTGCTGGCCTTGACCGTGCCCCGGGCCCTGGGCGGCAGCGAGGCGACCCTGGCCCAGGCGCGACGGGTGATCGGCGCCGTGGCCCAGGGCGAGCCCTCCACCGCGCTGGTGCTGGTGATGCAGTACCTGCAGCACACGCGTCTGCAACAGAACACGGCCTGGCCCCTGCACCTGCGCCAGCGCGTGGCCCGCGAGGCGGTGCACGAGGGCGCGCTGATCAATGCCCTGCGGGTCGAACCGGACCTCGGCACCCCGGCCCGGGGCGGCTTGCCGGCGACCCAGGCACGACGGGTCGAGGGTGGCTGGTTGCTCAGTGGGCGCAAGATCTACTCCACCGGCATTCCCGGGCTGACCTGGTTGGCGGTCTGGGCCCGCAGCGATGAGGCCGAGCCGCAGGTGGGCACCTGGCTGGTGCACCGCGACAGCCCCGGCATTCGCGTCGAGGAAACCTGGGACCATCTGGGCATGCGCGCCACCGGCAGCCACGACGTGATCTTCGACGAGGTGTTCGTGCCCCTGGAGCAGGCGGTGGACATCCAGCCGGCCAATGTTCCGCGCCCCTCGGAGCTGGACAGCAAGGGCGTGCTCTGGCTGGCGGTGCTGCTGTCGGCGATCTACGACGGCGTGGCCTGCGCGGCTCGCGACTGGTTGCTGGGCTGGTTGGCCCAGCGCGCTCCGGCCAACCTCGGCGCGCCGTTGTCGAGCCTGCCGCGCTTTCAGGAACTGATCGGCCGCATCGACGCCTTGTTGCTGAACAACCGGGTGCTGCTGGATGCCGCCGCCGAAGGGCGGATCGCCCCGGGCGAGGCGACCCAGATCAAGTACCTGGTGACCAGCAACGCCATCAGCGCCGTGGAGCTGGGCATCGAGGCCATCGGCAATCCCGGGCTGGCCCGGGGCAACCCCATCGAGCGGCATTACCGTGATGTGCTGTGCAGCCGCATCCACACCCCGCAGAACGACGCGATCCTCGGCGCCGTCGGGCGTGCCGCCTTTGCCTTGCCCAGCCGGGGAGCCCAGGTGTGA
- a CDS encoding ABC transporter ATP-binding protein, with protein MTVSLPQPRLVRAAVECRGVTRRFAGQAVLDGLDLDIAPGEFVALLGSSGSGKTTLLRALAGLEPIDVGRLQVPAAMAAVFQEPRLMPWKRVWRNVALGVRGAGVRERAEAALGEVGLAHRLGAWPGTLSGGEAQRVALARALVREPQLLLLDEPFAALDALTRIRMHQLIIRLWRAHTPAVLLVTHDVDEALLLADRVLVLANGQIAEQLPIRLPRPRQAATPGFQPLRARLLHLLGVETEAEPAVDLSHPLSRTASR; from the coding sequence ATGACAGTGTCATTGCCCCAGCCGCGCCTCGTGCGCGCCGCCGTCGAATGCCGCGGAGTGACCCGACGTTTTGCCGGGCAGGCGGTGCTCGACGGCCTGGACCTGGACATTGCCCCGGGGGAGTTCGTCGCCCTGCTGGGCAGCAGCGGTTCGGGCAAGACCACCTTGCTCCGGGCCCTGGCCGGGCTGGAGCCCATCGATGTGGGCCGCTTGCAGGTGCCCGCGGCCATGGCCGCGGTGTTCCAGGAGCCACGGCTGATGCCCTGGAAGCGCGTATGGCGCAACGTTGCCCTGGGCGTGCGCGGGGCTGGAGTTCGCGAGCGGGCCGAGGCGGCGCTGGGCGAGGTCGGGCTGGCCCATCGGTTGGGCGCCTGGCCCGGCACCCTGTCCGGCGGCGAAGCCCAGCGCGTGGCCCTGGCCCGCGCCCTGGTGCGCGAACCGCAGCTGTTGCTGCTGGATGAACCCTTCGCCGCCCTCGACGCCCTGACCCGGATTCGCATGCATCAACTGATCATCCGCCTGTGGCGGGCGCACACCCCGGCGGTGCTGCTGGTGACCCACGACGTCGACGAGGCGCTGCTGCTGGCCGACCGGGTGCTGGTGCTGGCCAACGGGCAAATCGCCGAGCAACTGCCGATCCGCCTGCCGCGTCCGCGTCAGGCCGCCACTCCGGGCTTCCAGCCACTGCGCGCGCGGCTGCTGCACCTGCTCGGAGTCGAAACCGAGGCCGAGCCGGCCGTTGACCTTTCCCACCCCTTGAGCAGGACTGCCAGCCGATGA